The following proteins come from a genomic window of Salvia hispanica cultivar TCC Black 2014 chromosome 4, UniMelb_Shisp_WGS_1.0, whole genome shotgun sequence:
- the LOC125217669 gene encoding phospholipase A(1) DAD1, chloroplastic-like, with protein MEFQGIKNWEGLLDPLDDDLRNEILRYGEFVEAAYRCFDFDVTSSTYATCVNPKTSILVNKKGYTVKRNLYATCGIQLPEWTDRLPAWVSIQSSWIGYVAVCDDADEIARLGRRDVVIAYRGTATCMEWLENLRATLACLPVDMAPDTCESMVQTGFLSLYTSGSQGNPSLQQVVREEISEILREYGGERLSITVTGHSLGAALATLTAHDINVTFERAPLVTVVSFGGPRVGNGSFRRQLEKRGTKVLRIVNSDDPITKMPGFVLQKHGQDKQWAYAEIGKELRLSSKGCPHLSNRGVATCHDLKTYLHLVDNFVSSNCPLRATLLNLNGFN; from the coding sequence ATGGAGTTCCAAGGGATCAAGAACTGGGAGGGGCTGCTCGATCCCCTCGACGACGATCTCCGCAACGAGATCCTCCGCTACGGCGAGTTCGTCGAAGCAGCGTACCGCTGCTTCGACTTCGACGTCACATCATCCACTTATGCCACGTGTGTAAATCCCAAAACCTCAATATTAGTCAATAAAAAAGGGTATACAGTGAAAAGGAACCTATATGCCACGTGCGGGATCCAGCTGCCTGAGTGGACAGATAGGCTACCAGCCTGGGTGTCCATTCAGTCCAGCTGGATCGGGTACGTGGCAGTCTGCGATGACGCAGACGAGATCGCCCGCCTGGGAAGGCGCGACGTGGTCATTGCGTACCGCGGGACCGCCACGTGTATGGAGTGGCTTGAGAATTTACGCGCCACACTGGCGTGCCTGCCAGTCGACATGGCTCCGGACACCTGTGAGTCAATGGTGCAGACAGGTTTCCTGAGCCTGTACACGTCTGGCAGCCAGGGTAACCCGAGCTTGCAACAGGTGGTCCGGGAGGAGATTAGTGAAATCCTCCGGGAATACGGCGGAGAGCGGCTGAGCATAACGGTGACGGGGCACAGCCTGGGGGCGGCGCTGGCGACGCTGACAGCGCACGACATAAACGTGACGTTTGAACGCGCGCCTCTGGTGACGGTGGTGTCGTTCGGGGGGCCGAGAGTGGGGAATGGGAGCTTCCGGAGGCAGCTGGAGAAGAGGGGGACGAAGGTGCTGAGGATCGTCAACTCCGACGATCCGATAACTAAAATGCCGGGATTCGTGCTGCAGAAACACGGACAAGACAAGCAGTGGGCGTATGCGGAGATAGGGAAGGAGCTGAGGCTGAGCAGCAAGGGTTGCCCGCATCTCAGCAACAGGGGGGTTGCCACGTGTCACGATCTCAAGACGTATTTGCATTTGGTTGACAACTTTGTGAGCTCAAATTGCCCTCTCAGAGCAACACTTCTCAATCTCAAcggatttaattaa